AATAAGATAAGATTAAAAACAACTTCCGGTATTTATTAAAAATCATGTTTTTGCATGAATTTGTAAAAAAGTATATAGCCAGAACTGAAAGTAAACCGGTTATCAGACGAATTACAAAAGCTTTATCATAAGGGTTAGTAATTGAAAAAAAATCACACACCTTAAAAATCAAATAACAAATTGCCGGTTGCGTTGCCGGCCTGATTTGTGCATTATATTCCCAAGCAAGATCTTTAGCTGTATTTTTACCGTCAATAATTCCTGCGAATTCAATTATTTGATATTGCTCATCAGCATGAAAATAACCAATGCTTGAATAAGCAGTTAAAGCATACCAAATTATTGCAATTATGAAAATTATCTGATGAAACTTCATTTATATTTATATTACTCCGTCATTGTCAATTTTACAAACAATTTGTCGGAATTTCTTGTATGTTTAACATCTTATATTTACGCAACTCAAATATTTTATTCATTATACAGTTTGTTTTTTATCAGAATTAAAACTCTGCCTGCTAAAATTAATATTTTTTTTAAAAATTTCAAAAATCTTAAAGGGATTATTGAAATATCCATAAACTTGTAAAAGGTGAAATATTAAGGGGTGTGTTCTCATTATATAAAATCTCGCTTTCAGGATAAGGGAAACGTAAGGGCGGAGATGCATATAAAGCATTTTCAACTTCTTGCAATATCGGAAACCCTGTTCTTCTGTAATCATCATATGGTATTACGGTAGAATACATTGCTTTGTATTTTTCTTTAATAATATCTTGTAATGTAAGGTTGCCGGGATCAATATTATTAATATTCGCATCTAACCATGCTTGATTTACACTACCCGTAACATCCGATATTGATGCTGCTACACCTTCTTGGAATGCCGTTACTGATGAATTTGCATCTGAAGACAGTAATATTTCAGCTTCGATAAACTTCATTTCGGAATAAGAACTGAATAATACAGGAGATGTTTCAGATGCATTGTATGAACCGGGATGAGATGTAAGTGAATTTCCTGATCCGGGGTAACTGCCGGAATAAAGTCCGAAATCATCTTGTGTTGCATAATACGGAAGCCTCGGATCATTATTCGCAATTAACATATCAATAAATGTTGAAGCCATTCTAATATCAGTTCTGTCTCTCATAAACTGATATATCGGATTTTGATTGTTTCCGCTTTCAAAGGCAAGGCTGAAATTTTCACCGGTATCGAATGAACCGGCAATATAGTTTAATGCATCAGAATTCTCACCTTTATAAAATGCATGTCTTGCTCTTAATGCATAAGCAGCTTTGATCCACATACTAATATCTCCGTCATATATTAGATCTTGCTTAATATCAACTGCATTTTCTTCCTGTCCGAGTTCTGAAATCGCTTGATTTAATAAGTCGTCTATAGCAGCATAAACGGATTCTTGAGAATCATACGCAGGTTGCAATACAGAATTAGAGCCGGAAAAAGCATCAGAATAAGGCATATCACCAAACAAATTGGTTAATACACCTATGTTTAAAGCTAACATAATTTTAGCAATTCCTGCATAATGAGGAGAATTTACTTCATCTGCTTTTTCAATCATTTTTTTACAATCCATCATAGATTGTGCATAAGCTGTACTCCAAAGATTATTGATATCTTCCGGATACAACTGATATTTGCTCACATGTATTAATCCTGAGCGATTAAGTTCATCAAAAAATTGCATCCATATATTTGTGATTCTTACTGAATTATTTCCGCCTAAATTGTACGCTGAAGATACTTGAACATTAGGTAATAAAAACTCAACAGGAACATCAGCCGGAGAATCCGGGTCAATATTTAAGTCGGTATCTATCCAATTACATCCCGAAAAGGCTACTATAGTTATTAACAGTATATTTGTTTTTAAGATGTTTATCATAATCACAACATTTTTTACAGATACTTATTATTGAGAAAAACTTACTTTCAATATTAACAAAGATAGATAATTGTAACTTTTTTCCAAATTAGATTTGGTTTTTCTATCACTTTAAATTCACAAGTCATCCTGTGCCTATCAATGTTTTGAATAAAAACTTGCGGATTTAAGTTATCATTCTTTCATACAAGTTTTTTATTTGCCGGCATAATTATTAATTTTGAAATGTCAATAACTAAAGATTCAAATCTTTTTAATTATGAACAAAAATAAAAAATTCGGAACAGCACCGGTTTTCTTTACGGCAATTTCTACCATACTCGGTGCTATTTTATTTTTACGATTTGGGTTTGCAGTAGGAACACTCGGTTTTTGGGGTGTTATTTTAATAATTCTTCTCGGACATATCGTTACAATTCCTACAGCATTAGCAATATCAGAAATTGCAACAAATAAACGTGTTGAAGGAGGTGGTGAATACTTTATAATTTCTCGTTCTTTCGGCTTAAATATCGGTGCAACCATCGGCATGGCATTATTCATGTCTCAAGCTATTAGTGTAGCCTTTTATGTTATTGCTTTTACAGAAGCATTTGAATTCTTTTTTAATTACATGAAAGATGCACATGATATCTTTTTACCGAGACAAGTTATTAGTATTCCTGTTATGCTTCTGTTATCTTTTCTGATTCTGAAAAAAGGTGCCAATCTTGGTGTTAAAGCATTATATTTTGTAGTTGCAATTCTCGCAATTTCATTAGTACTGTTCTTTGTCGGAACAACTTCTTATGCCCAAGAATCAGGTTTTAGTTTGGCAAATGCAGAATTTCGTAATTTTGATAACTTTTTTGTCGTATTTGCAATAATTTTTCCGGCATTTACAGGTATGACTGCCGGTGTAGGTTTGTCCGGAGATCTGAAAAATCCGGGAAAATCTATTCCGATAGGAACAACTGTTGCAACCATTTCCGGAATGATATTATACTTTTTTATAGCATACAAACTGGCTTCATCGGCAAGTCCTGACGATCTTGTTAATAATCAGTTTGTTATGGGGGATATTGCCAAATGGGGAATAATTGTTGTCCCTCTTGGTCTTGCAGCATCCACTATTTCATCAGCTTTGGGCTCTGTTATGGTTGCACCGCGAACTTTGCAGGCATTGGCAAGTGATAAATCTTTTCCTCTTTCCGGAATTAATCGTTGGTTATCTAAGGGAAGAAAAAAAGATAATGAACCGATAAAAGCATCTCTGATTACTTGTATTATTGCAATGATGTTTGTTGCACTCGGAGATGTTAACGCTGTTGCGGAGATCATTTCAATGTTCTTTATGGTTACATACGGTTCTTTAAGTTTAATATCTTTTTTGAATCATTTCGGTTCATCTCCTTCTTACAGGCCTTCTTTCAGGTCAAGATGGTATATATCCTTAATCGGATTTATTGCATCAGTTTGGATTATGTTCAAAATTAATACTCCTTATGCTGTTGCAGCAATTATTTTAATGACTTTATTATATGTATATATTAATTCATATCATAAAAACAGAAAAGGATTAGTATCAATCTTTGCAAATGCTATATTTCAAATAAATCGTAATCTCCAAGTTTTTCTGCAAAAGCAAAGCAATAAAGAAAATCATGCAGAATGGCGTCCCAGTGCTATTTGTATATCAAAAAATTCATTTAAAAGAGATAATGCATTTCGTTTATTAAATTGGATATCCTACAAATACGGATTCGGCACATATTTACATCGTATTGAAGGATATTATTCAAAAAGTACTCATGAACAATCGGAACAAGAACTTAAAAAACTGCTTAAAAATGTAGGAACAAATAACTACGTTTATATTGATACAATAATTTCACCCTCATATACTTCGGCTATTGCACAAGCAATTCAAATTCCGGGGATTGCCGGCATGGAAAACAATATGGTTATTTTTGAATTTGATAAAAAAGAAGAGGACGGATTAAAAAATATTATTGACAACTTTAAATTAGTAAATGCAGGCAACTTTGATGTTTGTATTTTGGCTTCCGACAGAAAACCAATTTATTATAAAAACGGTATTCATGTTTGGATAAGAAATGCCGATGATGAAAACGGAAATTTAATGATACTGTTAAGTTTTATAATTCTGGGACATCCCGATTGGAAAAAAGCAAATATAAAGATTTTCGATATATGCAAAAAAGAAGAAGTTTATGATGTTCGCAGACACATGAAAGAATTGGTTAAAAGCGGAAGATTGCCTATAACTTCTCAAAATATTGAAATCATAATTCAAGAAGAAAATGTGTCTCCTAAAACCATAATTAATGAATATTCTTCCGATGCCGGATTAACAATCATAGGTTTCAGAGAAGAGATGTTAACACATGAAGAAAGTAAACATTTTCAAGATTATGGTAATATCGGAAATATTTTATTCGTTAATTCAAATAGTAAAAAAGCTATTGAATAGAAAAAACCGCAACTTTATTAATTTAGTTGCGGTTTTGAATATATATTAATTAATTTTAATATTTAACAAATTTTTGTATTGTTGTTTTTCTTCCGTCATCAATACTTATTATATAAATCCCGGCAGGTAAAGAAGTGATATTAATTGAATTTTCTCGGTTAAGATTAATTATTTTAACTTCTTTTCCGTCGATATTCGTAATCCTTGCTTCAATCACACTATTTTCGGGCAATCTGATGTTAATAATATCAGATGAAGGATTCGGATATATTGCATACATATTTTCTTCATTTCCAATTTCAAATCCTGATTCATATACAACAGAATTTTTCGATCGTGCCGTTGGAGTTAAATAAACAAGATAGTCTTCAACTTCACCGTAAGTGAACGTTTCGCAAGAAGTTGCAGAAGCATTATATTTCATGCTTACTCTCATTCTTGTATATCCTGTACTCGGATTAGAAGGAACGGTAAAAGTCCCGGCTAAAGTACCGCTGCTGCTTGAAGAACCTGCAACAACTTCTTCTCCGGCATCATCAAAATCTCCGTCACGATTATAGTCAATAAATATATGCCAGTATTCTGTATAAGACGAACTTGAAAATCCGCAACTGAAATTTATTGTATATTCGTTTCCAAATATAAGATCTGTTGACATTGAGGTATAATCTTCATATCCGCCGTCATTTCCGGATGTGTTATTGATTGTACCGAGTTGTACAAGATCAATCCACTCATAGCTTGAGTTATTACCTTTTGATGCACAGTATCCGGTAGGCGGATCAGTATCTCCCCCTGATCCGGCTGAAACACTGATGTCATCAAATGCCATCCCGTCAGTTGCAATTACATAATTATCATACTGTTGGAATTTAACTACGAAAGTGCTTGTGAGGCTTAAGCCATTCGCTGAAGCTAATTGATCAACATCTAAATCGAATTCATTCCAGACATTATTTGTATAACTTGCACCGTTTAAATCCAGAACTTTTACAAAAGAAGATCCTCCGTTATCAGAAAAATAAACACCGTCAGATGAATGAGTTTCATCGCTGAAATCTTTCCACCAAAAACTTAAATCAACTTGAGTTTCCCCTGTAAGATCAAGACCCATCCATGCTTCGTTTGTACAATAATGGCCATTACTTGTAACATCCATTGTAAGATGATAACTGCCGCTGTGAGGCGTATTGGATGTGGTGAGTTGAATTCTTGAGTAACTGTTTGACCCTTGAGTTGACCAGTTGTCATCATATCCGCTTTCAAAACCTGTTGAATACGGAATAGTTGCATAATCACCGCCGCTTGCAGGATTAATTGTAACAGTTGCATTGTCAGAATCAGTTAATCCTCCGTTATCTGTTACGGTTAAAACAGCGGTATAAGAATCGGCAGTTGAATAGATATGAGAAGGATTCGCACTTGTACTTGTTCCTCCGTCACCAAATTCCCAATAATAATCTGTAATAGTACCGTCACTATCAGATGAACCGGTACTGCTGAATGAAACGGATACGCCTTCGGTTCCGCTGTACGGCCCGTTTGCTTCTGCAACAGGAGGTACATTTACGGGTCCGGTAAAACTTACCGTATAATCTTCTACTTCACCGTATGCAAATGCTTCACAAGATGATTGCTCTCCGTTATATTTCATAGAAACTCTCATTCGGGTTGACCCTGAAGCACCTGAAGGAACAGCAATTGAACCGGTTACAGTTGTTTTACTCATACTTCCTGCATCAAAAGCTAATTCACCTGAATCAGTAAAGTCTCCGTCATTATTATAATCAATCCAAATTTTCCAGTATTCGTTATAAGTTGTACTTTTAAACCCCGGGGTTAAACTGATATCATACGAAGTTCCGGGTGCAAGTTCAACAGTTGTACCTGTGAAATCAGTATAATTTGCAGCACCTGAGTTATTAACAAAGGTTCCGATTTCTACACCTGCAATCCATTCATAGGTAGAATTATTTCCTTGTGAAGTACAATATGATACACCTGTTGTAGTTGCATTTCCTGTTAATTCAGTTAAATTATAGCAATTATCTGCAGAATTATATTCATAAACTGCAAAATGATAGCTTGTTGCTAAATTTAACCCTGATATACTTACAGAACTTCCTGTTCCTCTGTATAATACATAATTTCCTGTTCCAATTTGACTTCCCGAACCGAATACAGAATTTGCAGTATAAGAGGTTTCGGGAACAGGATCTGCATTAACGGCAGAACCTTCATGTGCAACCAACATAACAGCAGTTCCGTTACCGCGAGTCCAAGAAATTGTCATTGAATTATCACCTATTGAACTTGCAGAGAAATTACTTGCTTGAGTTGAAGGAGGTGTGCAGCTTGTCGATTCATCAATTGTAAATGCTGCAATACGTGTTCCGTGAGATGATGAACTCTTATATTCAGATGAAAACCAAAATGTTTCACCGTCTGACGGATCAATTGAAATATTTGCATAATCTCCCCATCTGTTATAGGACGATTGAGAATATTGGCCTGTATAAATATTGGTTTCAGCAATATCCATAGTGTTTGCCGGAGCATTAGAAGTTTGACCGCAATATCTGATGCCGGGATAAGTTGAAGTTCCGTCTGATACGGAATATCCCATTCCTATTTGTCCCAGATCATTCATAGCAATACTTGCATTCCAACGACTGACATTGTCGGGATTATATGTTCCTTGTTGAGCAATTGACCAACTTGAACCTGTATTTTCCAACTCATACCATCTGATGGCTGATTCTGTGGATGATTCAGCAATTGTGTGAGTACAAACAATTTTTTGAGTTCCGCTGAAGTTTCTGTATTGTGCTCTGTACATTAAAACCGTAGATATTCCGTCTAACTTTTGGGTAGTTCCGGGTTGGTGAATGTTATTCCAATCACCTGTGAAATTACCGCTGAATGAATTAACATTTATTGTTTGAGTTCGTGCAAATGTAGAATTAGAAGGTATAGTCCAGTTAACATCTAATTCATATATATAAAGTGCATCTGCAGGATTGCTTTGACCCCCGTCTGCAATCGTTATGAATTGTCCCGGAGTACCACTTGGAGCCCATGCACCATCATTATCTAAAGGCATAATGCAATGAAATCCGTCAAAAGTAGCCGGTCTGTTAGGATTATCAAAACCAATCATTTGAGGATTTGGATCTCCTGCAATCATTTTATCACGTTCAAATACATAAACATCATTACCGCCGCTTGTATTTGTTGCCATATAATATCCGTCTTGCCAAATACCGAATTTCATATAATCCGGTGTATCATCAACATCATAAGACCAAGAATACCATGTTCCGGTAGGATCAGCACTTGTTGAAACTGCAATTAACATATAGTCATTAGAACCTCCGAGAGAGAATTCTGCAAAGAACCATCTGTTAGCATGTTCATCCCACAATACAATAGGATCGCCATCGTTATAACCTGTTCCGGGAAGAGAACTGTCAAATATTGAATTTAAAGCAGAAGGGCCTGCTACTCTTACTCCGTCAGATTTATTATAAATGGCATATGTTGTATTAACTACTTGAAAATAATGGTTCGGACCGACTGTTCCGTTACAATCCGGAGGGTATGAACCGCTGTATTGGCCTGCATAATTTTTATTTAATGCTTTAGAGCTGTTATTTATCCAACCTTGTTCAGTTTGCTCATTTGGATCTACAGGCATTTTATTAAAATCCGGTGGTTTTATGTTTGGATTTATTACTCTGCTTCTGTGTTTATTCATATAGAATTCTTCATGTTGATTTTCAAAACCTGTAATAATCGGATTATCTTTTAATGGTTTCGAAATTGAAAAACCAATTGGTTTTTTTACAAGGTTCGGTGAAATTTTTTCTTGAGCAAATGCCTCATTAAATATCGCAAATGCAGGAATTAAAATCAAAAGTAGTAATCTAATTTTTCTCATTATAAAAGTATTTAGTAAATAAATAATAACTGATAATTTTCAGTGATTGATGAATAATTGATTGGTTTATTTGCATAACTCTCCCGGAACAGCAAATAATGAAGTTCGGAATTAATGCAATAATATTGGTTACGAAAATTTTAGAAGTTTAAATTTATTATATTAAACTTCTAAAAAAACAGGATTTTCATACACTTATCTGATTGTAAAAGGAATTTTAAAATAACAATCAGAAAAGAAAAGTTTTTAATAAGTAATGATTTTCTCATAATAAATTTCGAAATAAATACAAATGTAAAAAATAAAATTTATTTTACAACATTAATTTTATATCCCGTAAGTTCTTCTTTTGTAGTAACTTGTTCAATTCTTATGAAGTATTTGCCTGATTTGATGTTATTTAATTTAATAATTTTAAGTTTAGAATCAGAAGAAATATTTAATTCTGATATTATTCCTGAATTGCTGAAAACAGAAATTTTAATATCAGTAAGAGGATATTTTGATTCAGAAATTGAAATTGTAATATCTTGTTTTTTTATTGTATTCAGATTAAAGTATAACCAATCAATATAATCAATTAAGTCTGCTTTCTTTTTTCCTGTACATATTAAATGAAATGTATGAGTTTGAGGTGTATTGAAGAAAATTTCAGAAGCAATTTCCCGAGCATCATCAGGTTCATAATAATCAAAGTCAAAATTCTTTGCATTATCAGATCGTGTACTCCATATGTTATTATATTTATTTCTTGAAGCAGTCTCCAACATAACAGCAATTTGTCCGTTTGTAAAATTATTTCTGCATTCACGATTTTTTGGATAGGACATTATATTATTTGTAGCAGGTTTATATACTTCTCCGTATTTATCTTTAACATTCCAACCGGTATAATGACATTTATCGTCAGTATATCTTGATAAATTTGGTTCGGCAGGAGTATCACAAAGACCGTCACCTTTTCTTTCACACATTTTTATATTTGAAGCTCTTATTGTTCTTGTTCTGCTGACAGGTTCTTGTTTAAATTTTATTTTCCAGTATTTATGCGGATGATCCAATCCGAAGTAATGTCCTATTTCATGGGTGAGAGTTGAACTTGATACACCTTTTGCAATTATTACACCTTTAGTTAATGAATTGAAAGTACCCGAATAATTACGATTTAATGAAAAAGTTTTATTCCATTTTAATTTCTCGGCTACATGTACATTTACACAAGCTTTTGAACGTCTTATAAGTGTTTGAAAAGGTGCTTGAGAAATATAATTTAATTTAAAAAGTCTGTTCT
This sequence is a window from Bacteroidales bacterium. Protein-coding genes within it:
- a CDS encoding SusD/RagB family nutrient-binding outer membrane lipoprotein; its protein translation is MINILKTNILLITIVAFSGCNWIDTDLNIDPDSPADVPVEFLLPNVQVSSAYNLGGNNSVRITNIWMQFFDELNRSGLIHVSKYQLYPEDINNLWSTAYAQSMMDCKKMIEKADEVNSPHYAGIAKIMLALNIGVLTNLFGDMPYSDAFSGSNSVLQPAYDSQESVYAAIDDLLNQAISELGQEENAVDIKQDLIYDGDISMWIKAAYALRARHAFYKGENSDALNYIAGSFDTGENFSLAFESGNNQNPIYQFMRDRTDIRMASTFIDMLIANNDPRLPYYATQDDFGLYSGSYPGSGNSLTSHPGSYNASETSPVLFSSYSEMKFIEAEILLSSDANSSVTAFQEGVAASISDVTGSVNQAWLDANINNIDPGNLTLQDIIKEKYKAMYSTVIPYDDYRRTGFPILQEVENALYASPPLRFPYPESEILYNENTPLNISPFTSLWIFQ
- a CDS encoding amino acid permease; the encoded protein is MNKNKKFGTAPVFFTAISTILGAILFLRFGFAVGTLGFWGVILIILLGHIVTIPTALAISEIATNKRVEGGGEYFIISRSFGLNIGATIGMALFMSQAISVAFYVIAFTEAFEFFFNYMKDAHDIFLPRQVISIPVMLLLSFLILKKGANLGVKALYFVVAILAISLVLFFVGTTSYAQESGFSLANAEFRNFDNFFVVFAIIFPAFTGMTAGVGLSGDLKNPGKSIPIGTTVATISGMILYFFIAYKLASSASPDDLVNNQFVMGDIAKWGIIVVPLGLAASTISSALGSVMVAPRTLQALASDKSFPLSGINRWLSKGRKKDNEPIKASLITCIIAMMFVALGDVNAVAEIISMFFMVTYGSLSLISFLNHFGSSPSYRPSFRSRWYISLIGFIASVWIMFKINTPYAVAAIILMTLLYVYINSYHKNRKGLVSIFANAIFQINRNLQVFLQKQSNKENHAEWRPSAICISKNSFKRDNAFRLLNWISYKYGFGTYLHRIEGYYSKSTHEQSEQELKKLLKNVGTNNYVYIDTIISPSYTSAIAQAIQIPGIAGMENNMVIFEFDKKEEDGLKNIIDNFKLVNAGNFDVCILASDRKPIYYKNGIHVWIRNADDENGNLMILLSFIILGHPDWKKANIKIFDICKKEEVYDVRRHMKELVKSGRLPITSQNIEIIIQEENVSPKTIINEYSSDAGLTIIGFREEMLTHEESKHFQDYGNIGNILFVNSNSKKAIE
- a CDS encoding T9SS type A sorting domain-containing protein: MRKIRLLLLILIPAFAIFNEAFAQEKISPNLVKKPIGFSISKPLKDNPIITGFENQHEEFYMNKHRSRVINPNIKPPDFNKMPVDPNEQTEQGWINNSSKALNKNYAGQYSGSYPPDCNGTVGPNHYFQVVNTTYAIYNKSDGVRVAGPSALNSIFDSSLPGTGYNDGDPIVLWDEHANRWFFAEFSLGGSNDYMLIAVSTSADPTGTWYSWSYDVDDTPDYMKFGIWQDGYYMATNTSGGNDVYVFERDKMIAGDPNPQMIGFDNPNRPATFDGFHCIMPLDNDGAWAPSGTPGQFITIADGGQSNPADALYIYELDVNWTIPSNSTFARTQTINVNSFSGNFTGDWNNIHQPGTTQKLDGISTVLMYRAQYRNFSGTQKIVCTHTIAESSTESAIRWYELENTGSSWSIAQQGTYNPDNVSRWNASIAMNDLGQIGMGYSVSDGTSTYPGIRYCGQTSNAPANTMDIAETNIYTGQYSQSSYNRWGDYANISIDPSDGETFWFSSEYKSSSSHGTRIAAFTIDESTSCTPPSTQASNFSASSIGDNSMTISWTRGNGTAVMLVAHEGSAVNADPVPETSYTANSVFGSGSQIGTGNYVLYRGTGSSVSISGLNLATSYHFAVYEYNSADNCYNLTELTGNATTTGVSYCTSQGNNSTYEWIAGVEIGTFVNNSGAANYTDFTGTTVELAPGTSYDISLTPGFKSTTYNEYWKIWIDYNNDGDFTDSGELAFDAGSMSKTTVTGSIAVPSGASGSTRMRVSMKYNGEQSSCEAFAYGEVEDYTVSFTGPVNVPPVAEANGPYSGTEGVSVSFSSTGSSDSDGTITDYYWEFGDGGTSTSANPSHIYSTADSYTAVLTVTDNGGLTDSDNATVTINPASGGDYATIPYSTGFESGYDDNWSTQGSNSYSRIQLTTSNTPHSGSYHLTMDVTSNGHYCTNEAWMGLDLTGETQVDLSFWWKDFSDETHSSDGVYFSDNGGSSFVKVLDLNGASYTNNVWNEFDLDVDQLASANGLSLTSTFVVKFQQYDNYVIATDGMAFDDISVSAGSGGDTDPPTGYCASKGNNSSYEWIDLVQLGTINNTSGNDGGYEDYTSMSTDLIFGNEYTINFSCGFSSSSYTEYWHIFIDYNRDGDFDDAGEEVVAGSSSSSGTLAGTFTVPSNPSTGYTRMRVSMKYNASATSCETFTYGEVEDYLVYLTPTARSKNSVVYESGFEIGNEENMYAIYPNPSSDIINIRLPENSVIEARITNIDGKEVKIINLNRENSINITSLPAGIYIISIDDGRKTTIQKFVKY